In Zingiber officinale cultivar Zhangliang chromosome 6A, Zo_v1.1, whole genome shotgun sequence, a single genomic region encodes these proteins:
- the LOC121996992 gene encoding uncharacterized protein LOC121996992 yields the protein MDTGATAEAKRWLDIAERLLEVRDLSASKRFAERAMEADPLLDGVDQILAVADVLLASQRRVNNHVDWYAVLQLQPPSSSSPSPNADTTAVKRQFRRLALLLHPGRNSAHGADTAFRLVSDAFAVLSDPSKKALFDAELHIANSAAEVSASPKPNFYFTSTPASKDPFWTACPSCCYVHQYSREYLNQTLRCPNCSRAFEAIKLSAAPPVVPGTDMYYCSWGFFPLGFPGAPNIFAKEDLKADWNPFQPLHPSNHQQQGVARSSDRHVKPQNNGSNENLMEPKWSGSSTRTKKMAVKKVGRPSKKHPFARENKGASNVTVDLPKDPVPWPVSQAMPTNIGGVQGRDININQEVKIGSVDGVPAVDDYTINFHIDVNATDEILDNLQNLPFLRDDELHLRMP from the coding sequence ATGGATACAGGCGCAACGGCCGAGGCGAAGCGGTGGCTGGACATCGCTGAGAGGCTCCTCGAGGTGCGGGACCTTTCGGCTAGCAAGCGGTTTGCAGAGCGGGCGATGGAGGCGGATCCCCTTCTCGACGGCGTCGACCAGATCTTGGCTGTCGCCGACGTCCTCCTCGCCTCCCAGCGTCGCGTCAACAACCACGTCGACTGGTACGCCGTCCTTCAGCTCCAGCCCCCCTCATCTTCCTCCCCCTCCCCTAACGCCGACACGACTGCCGTCAAGCGTCAGTTCCGCCGGCTCGCTCTCCTCCTCCACCCGGGCCGAAATAGCGCACATGGAGCTGACACCGCCTTTCGTCTTGTGTCCGATGCCTTCGCGGTTCTCTCGGATCCCTCGAAGAAGGCCCTTTTCGATGCCGAGCTCCACATAGCCAACTCCGCCGCTGAGGTATCAGCCTCTCCTAAGCCTAATTTCTATTTCACCTCCACCCCTGCCTCCAAAGATCCATTTTGGACCgcctgcccctcctgctgctacGTGCATCAGTACTCTAGGGAGTACCTGAACCAGACCCTCCGATGTCCTAATTGCAGCCGGGCGTTCGAAGCCATCAAGCTCTCAGCCGCTCCTCCCGTCGTTCCAGGCACCGACATGTACTACTGCTCGTGGGGGTTTTTCCCACTTGGATTCCCTGGTGCCCCGAATATCTTCGCCAAAGAAGATCTCAAGGCAGATTGGAACCCGTTCCAACCATTACATCCTTCCAATCATCAACAGCAGGGTGTGGCACGATCCTCAGACCGACATGTCAAGCCGCAGAATAATGGGAGCAATGAAAATCTGATGGAGCCAAAGTGGTCGGGGTCGAGTACGAGAACTAAGAAGATGGCGGTCAAAAAGGTCGGACGCCCATCAAAGAAGCACCCTTTTGCCAGGGAGAACAAGGGGGCGAGTAATGTAACTGTTGACTTGCCAAAGGATCCTGTGCCATGGCCAGTCAGTCAGGCAATGCCTACAAACATTGGTGGAGTCCAAGGTAGAGATATAAATATCAATCAAGAAGTTAAGATTGGTTCTGTGGATGGAGTCCCTGCAGTTGATGATTATACCATTAATTTCCATATAGATGTTAATGCTACTGATGAAATTCTGGACAACCTTCAGAATCTTCCCTTTCTAAGGGATGACGAACTGCATCTGCGTATGCCTTAG
- the LOC121996993 gene encoding serine/threonine-protein kinase PEPKR2-like has protein sequence MRRKRKGIRPPDTVAVSRTDDFDTARQIKKQCGEDWKVFRNQKAGSCSGGGEKAGCDASRAAAGVVMTAPPYGRLAADYPGRGLKRKLGCMEPATRIGRKEKLEDEYVLGRKIGKGRFGSVRLCRSKANGDEFACKTLRKDGDESVHREVEIMQHISGHPGIVTLKAVFEDEISFHLVMELCSGGRLIDQINKEVRYSEQRAAILIKELITIIKYCCEMGVVHRDIKPENILLTASGKIKLADFGLAVRFIAGQKLSGRAGSPAYVAPEVLVGDYSEKVDIWAAGVLLHLLLVGELPFKGHSREAVFEEIKFMELHFITGAWESISELAKDLVGKMLTRDASQRITIDEILMHPWILFYTKCSSEAVTRKARIRRSAKPILDIKRVAALINSSLTAENSNSKSEEQHDGNCFVDVLAAAMGRVSISETKRSRLCGPIHPIQQQCSSNMEANLCTAF, from the exons ATGAGGCGGAAAAGGAAAGGGATTAGGCCGCCGGACACTGTTGCTGTCTCCCGGACCGATGATTTTGACACGGCGCGTCAGATCAAGAAGCAGTGCGGCGAGGACTGGAAGGTGTTCCGCAACCAGAAGGCGGGATCTTGCAGCGGCGGGGGAGAAAAGGCGGGTTGTGATGCCAGCCGCGCGGCCGCTGGAGTGGTCATGACTGCTCCTCCCTACGGGAGATTGGCGGCTGATTACCCCGGCCGAGGGCTGAAGAGGAAGCTGGGGTGCATGGAGCCTGCGACCAGGATTGGGCGGAAGGAGAAACTAGAGGATGAGTATGTCCTCGGTCGCAAGATCGGGAAAGGGAGGTTTGGTTCTGTGCGGTTGTGCCGGAGCAAGGCCAATGGAGATGAATTCGCCTGCAAGACTCTGCGTAAGGATGGGGATGAGTCAGTGCATCGCGAGGTGGAGATCATGCAGCATATATCGGGCCACCCTGGCATTGTTACCTTGAAGGCAGTTTTTGAAGATGAGATAAGCTTCCATCTTGTTATGGAGCTGTGTTCTGGGGGCCGGTTGATTGATCAGATAAACAAGGAAGTGAGGTACTCAGAGCAGAGGGCTGCCATTCTTATAAAGGAGTTAATCACGATCATCAAGTATTGCTGTGAAATGGGTGTTGTTCATAGGGACATCAAGCCAGAGAATATTCTTCTTACAGCTTCAGGGAAGATAAAACTGGCTGACTTTGGATTAGCAGTCCGATTTATAGCAG GGCAGAAGTTATCTGGACGTGCAGGGAGCCCTGCATATGTAGCCCCAGAAGTTCTCGTTGGAGACTATTCCGAAAAAGTTGACATTTGGGCTGCCGGTGTTCTTCTCCATCTGCTCTTGGTCGGTGAACTTCCATTCAAAGGTCACTCTCGAGAAGCTGTCTTTGAAGAAATCAAATTTATGGAGCTTCATTTCATCACCGGGGCTTGGGAGTCTATCTCGGAGCTTGCAAAGGACCTTGTTGGCAAGATGCTTACTCGGGATGCCTCCCAAAGAATCACAATCGATGAAATTTTGA TGCACCCATGGATTTTGTTCTACACAAAATGCTCATCTGAGGCAGTGACAAGAAAGGCCAGGATTAGAAGAAGTGCTAAACCCATACTTGATATAAAAAGAGTTGCTGCACTCATTAACAGCTCTCTTACAGCAGAGAATTCAAATTCAAAGTCGGAAGAGCAGCACGATGGCAACTGTTTCGTCGATGTTTTGGCCGCTGCTATGGGACGAGTTTCCATATCTGAGACGAAGCGAAGCAGGCTTTGTGGCCCGATCCATCCCATCCAGCAGCAGTGCTCATCTAACATGGAAGCTAATCTTTGTACAGCATTCTAA